Sequence from the Cucumis sativus cultivar 9930 chromosome 1, Cucumber_9930_V3, whole genome shotgun sequence genome:
GAGCTCTCAAGATGCCAACTTTTTTGTACAAGTGGACTCCTTAGCGAGTTTGTGGAATTCCCAAGAGTTAGAGGTACGAAGTATATTTGGAAACTGATGTGGAAGCAGTGACGCACCAGTGTATAAATTTATGTGCAACTTCAGTTTCAAGATTTTGTAAGATACTGATATTATTACCTTCCAACAATATTGTGCAAGTAAAGATTTTCTTAGTTGTTTGTATGTTGGTGGAATATGTATGAGCACAACTATAGTGTTGATTTCATGCTTAGATATGTATTCTTGTCTATGACCAAACAATCAGGAGTGATGATTTCATGATTGGAACTCAATGATATTCAATAACTAAAATCACTTCAAAGTAGGGACATCCTGATTGCAATATTTTGCATTGAACTTGATTATGTACTTATTTTCGTCTACTCTGTTTTAAGCTGTGATTGTCAGGTTGTGCTTAAAGTTCATGGGCAGTTGAACCAATCAGGATGGGTGAGATTATTATGATTAGTTTAAAGGGAATCTATTTCCTTTCTTGATTGTATAATGCAAATCAATCTTCTTCCCATGGATAGTCACATTGTTCTTTCTCATTGATTTaagttgcaatttttttaaatatgcttttTCTCTCTTGGTGGAAGAATCTCATGATTGGAAAGGTAAATAATTGGTGGAGATTCGTTTGATTTGTATTGTAATAAAGAGATCTATGTGTCGCTTACTTGTCATCACATGAATTTATTGTATGCATTTCTCTATTGTATTGtttgataatatttatatattctaaGAGATGGACCATTGAGAACCACTCCCATTAATTAAAGGGATTATAATTATAGACATTAAAACCTCTAGTTGCATATACATGCATCATAATTAAAGATggctttcatatttttctattatttttttaagacaaACAATAAGAACGCAGGGACTTCTTAGGAAATGGTTAGAAATAGTCATTTTAAGTATTTCATCAATTATATAAGCACTTTTCTTATCAATAACAATGTTTCAAAATCAATGTTGagaccaaaacaaaatttacattatACCTTTTAGTCTCATTGTAGAATTCGATATCGagactaaaaaacaaaaaaaaatagtacgaagattgaaaattgatattattttgtacaTAGCCATAAAACAATTAGCTTAAAAGTGTGTTATTTGCAACAAATACTTggttttcttctccttttcttaATATGGAGATCAAAACTTGATATTATTGATGGCAGGTTGAAatcgtcttttttttttcctttaatctTTGTTAGAATGGGAGGGCAATTTTACAAACTTTTGGAACAATGAAATGAGTGAGGAAGAAATCTTTTAATTCCCaatcaattttgtaaaatttttcattccaaattTCCTTCTATATTCTtcacatatttaaataaaagaaaaatagcaacATATAAATTGTCCcaacaataaaaaaaggaaaggaaaaaaaaaaaagaaaaagaagaagaaattgtcCGATCAATAATCACAAGCACATGCCAATCCTTGGTTCTTCCCCTCATTTGATTCGTTCCACTAACAATAAAACCAGTTgatcaatttttcttcatttttaacaaACACCAACATCATAATCAATATGGTTATCCTAGTTGCATAATTCAACTGTTTATCATCAcaattattgataatattaCATCATGTTtccttttataaattaaactaatattcCTGTCTAAACCAAACAATTAGATTGTTAAGCAGCCATATAATTTGCTCATTATGATAATACAAACACATTAGGAGACAAGAGtcaatatttaacaaatataaagatATAAATAAGTAGTGGGATCTTGCTGCCAAGCCAAATGAAACTGAGATCATCCTCTCTTTCATTATCTGGCTAACATGCTTAATCCCAATACTGTCTCCCCAACAAAATCCAtttcaaaagtcaacattcagacccttttttatttatttatttttttagggGATGTTTTAATCACAGTTAGTACCTAAAGTTTATGcaaaagattaattttttatgcCTATGGATATTGCCAATAATGAGCAGATTCATGATTGTGACAGGCCCTTTCATTTTGCCTACAAGTATCaaatagtataaatatatggagtacttttgtttagtttattgTGACAGTTAAGGCAAAAGAGAGTGAAAAAAAGACGAGCAGATATGGACAAGGGAAGTCTTTTTTCCGAGAAAATAAAGCTTCTTCTTGGATTGGTTGTTTTGCAGTTGTGTTATGCAGGATTTCACATTGTGTCAAGAGTTGCTTTAAACATTGGTGTTAGTAAAGTTGTTTATCCGGTGTATCGGAACGCAATCGCTTTAGCTCTATTGAGTCCTTTTGCTTATTTTCTAGAGAAGTAAGTttgtaaatttgttatataaagTTTTGTAATGTGAATGTTTATCCTTTCATCCGTGCTAAAATATGGTTTTTATTGGTATTTTCTCAGGAATGAAAGGCCACCTCTTACTTTCTCATTGCTGCTTCAGTTCTTTCTTCTAGCTTTATTGGGGtaagagataaaaaagagctttccatttctttttatttctgtttGCCTTTTGATCTTTAAAATGTATGAAACTTGCCTTGTTTTAGGATTACTGCCAATCAAGGATTCTATCTCTTGGGGCTAAACTATGCATCCCCAACTTTTGCTTCTGCAATGCAAAACTCAGTTCCTGCTATTACCTTTGTGATGGCTTCTGTTCTGAGGTACACTTACACACTACACTTCTATTGCCTCTAAtggcattttcttttcttcaagtGAAATGTTCCGTTTCTTCGACTTGATATTGAATTGACATTCACCCATcaagtttaagttttttttgtctatcaataatttaatatggtatcaaagTAAGAGATCATGTGTTCAAACATTATTTACAATGCTATATCCTCTACAACTAATATTGTTTTATACTTGTTAGATTCTCCACCTCTTTCAAGCTCACAAGTGAAAAGtgttagatgatataatattaaatttaccttcactCATCAAGTTAAACTTTTGAGATAATATGTGGTTTAACACTAACAtcttttgtttcaaaactTCTTTCTCTATTTCAGGCTAGAGCAAGTCAACTTCAGAAGGATAGATGGTTTGGCAAAGATTTTGGGAACCATAGGGAGTGTTGGAGGTGCAACTGTGATCACTCTCTATAGAGGCCCTCCACTTCTCCACAACAATTACCTGACTCAAGGAAGTAGTATCTTAGAGATGGATGACCCTACAATTAAAGTCCAAAATTGGAGATGGGGTTGTATTTACCTGCTAGGCCACTGCCTTTCTTGGGCTGGTTGGATGGTTTTTCAGGTCATATTCATTTTCCTTACCAAAACTCTATCCATATTACATCTTTTACAGTGTGGAAAAGCCTCATAGATTTACAGctaaaagataatatattatacatCTCCTGGTTTAAGACCTTTTAGGTAGAGTTCAAAAATAATGTCAAAGCTTCATATCAGATAGAGTCAGAAAACATCATAGATTTGTAACTAAAAGACTCCATTTTCATTGATTTAAGATGATTTATGTAGAGTTCAAATGTGATAGTAAATTCACTCTCCTTG
This genomic interval carries:
- the LOC101210826 gene encoding WAT1-related protein At3g18200, which encodes MDKGSLFSEKIKLLLGLVVLQLCYAGFHIVSRVALNIGVSKVVYPVYRNAIALALLSPFAYFLEKNERPPLTFSLLLQFFLLALLGITANQGFYLLGLNYASPTFASAMQNSVPAITFVMASVLRLEQVNFRRIDGLAKILGTIGSVGGATVITLYRGPPLLHNNYLTQGSSILEMDDPTIKVQNWRWGCIYLLGHCLSWAGWMVFQGSLLKKYPAKLTLTSYTCFFGLIQFLVIAGFVETDYQYWKIQSVEELFTILYAGIVASGIVFSLQTWCIHKSDPVFVAVFQPLQTVLVAIMAFLILGDRLFSGGVIGAVLITLGLYLVLWGKSKEKALEEEDKCLKHPLLDDQKEEQENVVLDIA